The DNA window TACCTTTGAGGTACTGTTCAAGGTGCTAGCGACTGAGTTTGATCTAGAGGATAAGAAACACGTGCGTTCCTTCTTTAACACGCTTAGGCAGAAGTTCCTTGACTGGAACAATGTGGAAACCAAGAGCGAACGCTTCACACAGATAGAAGGGGAGATTCTTGCCCTGTACCAGGGTAAACAACGTAGTGTTGATCCTGACGCTGAGCAGTTGATCTAAGGGGTTGCAGATGCAGAAAGTCTATTCAAAAATTGAATCCATTGTAGGAAACGTCATCACCGTACGTGCCGTCGGGGTAAGCAACAGTGAGCTCGCCATTGTCACCTCTGAAGGTGAACAGAGCTATGCGAGTGTAATCAAACTTGATGATGATCTGGTCTCTTTGCAGGTGTTCAGCGGAGCACAGGGAATATCTACCGGTGATCAGGTGCGATTCCTTGGCGTTCCGATGCGTGTCTCGTATACTGAGAACCTTCTCGGTCGTGTATTTGATGGTACCGGCAATCCCCGTGACAATGGACCTTCTCTGTCAGACAATATGATCGATATCGGTGGTCCAGCGGTAAATCCAGCAAAGCGTATCATCCCTCGTAACATGATCAGAACGGGTATCCCGATGATCGATGTGTTCAATACCTTGGTTGAAAGTCAGAAGCTTCCCATTTTCAGTGTAAGTGGGGAGCCTTACAACCCACTGCTTGCAAGAATCGCCATGCAGGCTGAAGTTGACCTGATTGTACTTGGAGGCATGGGTCTCAAGTATGATGACTATCTCTTCTTCAAGGATACCTTGGAGAGTAGTGGTGCTATGAGTCGTACGATTATGTTCATTCATACTGCAAGTGACCCAACCGTTGAATGTATGTTGGTCCCTGATATGGCCCTTGCTGTTGCTGAGCGTTTTGCACAGGATGGCAAGAAGGTACTTGTACTGCTAACAGATATGACCAACTTTGCTGACTCCATGAAAGAAATGGCCATTACCATGGACCAGGTGCCTTCAAACCGAGGATATCCAGGTGACCTCTACAGTTCCCTTGCCTCACGATATGAGAAGGCAGTTGACTTTGAAGGTGCAGGCTCTGTAACCATTCTTGCGGTAACCACCATGCCTGGTGATGATGTCACGCACCCGGTTCCTGATAATACCGGGTATATCACCGAAGGTCAGTATTACCTGAAGGG is part of the uncultured Sphaerochaeta sp. genome and encodes:
- a CDS encoding V-type ATP synthase subunit B; translated protein: MQKVYSKIESIVGNVITVRAVGVSNSELAIVTSEGEQSYASVIKLDDDLVSLQVFSGAQGISTGDQVRFLGVPMRVSYTENLLGRVFDGTGNPRDNGPSLSDNMIDIGGPAVNPAKRIIPRNMIRTGIPMIDVFNTLVESQKLPIFSVSGEPYNPLLARIAMQAEVDLIVLGGMGLKYDDYLFFKDTLESSGAMSRTIMFIHTASDPTVECMLVPDMALAVAERFAQDGKKVLVLLTDMTNFADSMKEMAITMDQVPSNRGYPGDLYSSLASRYEKAVDFEGAGSVTILAVTTMPGDDVTHPVPDNTGYITEGQYYLKGGRIEPFGSLSRLKQQVNKDTRDDHRALMDGMIKLYASYKESLEKKSMGFNMTDWDEKLLKYGRLFESKLMDLSVNIPLEGALDLGWEILSDCFEPNETGLKSDLILSRWPKKLND